The following proteins are co-located in the Pan troglodytes isolate AG18354 chromosome 5, NHGRI_mPanTro3-v2.0_pri, whole genome shotgun sequence genome:
- the RNF217 gene encoding E3 ubiquitin-protein ligase RNF217 isoform X2, with protein sequence MGEEQSTVSGGGGPQESQTLASGTAGHPELPRPQGDSARAPPLRAASAEPSSGGCGSDWGCADTSAPEPARSLGPPGWSKSRAPAQPAGLALTGPLNPQTLPLQLELEEEEEEAGDGKEGGDEQQEAPPGEELEPRTRAGAADGLVLDVLGQRRPPLAKRQVFCSVYCVESDLPEAPASEQLSPPASPPGAPPVLNPPSSRSSFPSPRLSLPKDSLSPDGGSIELEFYLAPEPFSMPSLLGAPTYSGLGGVGDPYAPLMVLMCRVCLEDKPIKPLPCCKKAVCEECLKVYLSAQDCKHKLAQRRRGRDCLIGLVSQKLTSSGHRINIYGAGGEKNWNKYFRPIIHEFVILLHLYIPGKSECLKKCIPWPLPTFQFPFSTVKLKYFFFTEVLSQHSLRGKQNRKSKTKQREAKRFLRTSTGETFLLCFYLKTWFFFLESLRVHQTSFPSLTVNAFFQQFSICDVSASVLHNPGCPLILCPIVLGLFIFQNPVCSGANSSVKRCLTLQVTAYILSQYLILSYMH encoded by the exons ATGGGCGAGGAGCAGAGCACGGTGAGCGGCGGCGGCGGGCCCCAGGAGTCGCAGACCCTCGCCAGTGGCACTGCGGGCCACCCTGAGCTCCCGAGGCCTCAGGGGGACAGCGCCCGGGCGCCCCCGCTGCGCGCCGCCTCCGCGGAGCCGAGCAGCGGTGGCTGCGGAAGCGACTGGGGCTGCGCGGACACCAGCGCCCCGGAGCCCGCGAGGAGCCTGGGGCCCCCGGGCTGGAGTAAGAGCCGAGCACCGGCGCAGCCTGCGGGACTGGCACTCACCGGGCCTCTCAATCCCCAGACCTTGCCACTGCAGTTGgagctggaggaggaagaggaggaagctgGGGATGGAAAAGAGGGAGGGGATGAACAGCAGGAGGCGCCCCCCGGCGAAGAGCTGGAGCCCAGGACCCGCGCGGGGGCCGCCGACGGACTGGTCCTGGACGTGCTGGGTCAGCGGCGCCCGCCCCTCGCCAAGAGACAAGTCTTCTGCTCCGTGTACTGCGTGGAGAGCGACCTGCCCGAGGCCCCCGCCTCGGAGCAGCTCTCGCCGCCCGCGTCGCCACCTGGGGCTCCGCCAGTGTTGAACCCTCCCAGCAGCCGctcttccttccccagcccccgaCTGTCCCTCCCAAAGGATTCCCTCTCCCCCGACGGCGGCAGCATCGAGCTGGAGTTCTACCTGGCGCCCGAGCCGTtctccatgcccagcctgttgGGAGCTCCAACCTACTCTGGCCTGGGCGGTGTAGGGGATCCCTATGCGCCCCTCATGGTGCTGATGTGCCGGGTGTGCCTGGAAGACAAGCCCATCAAGCCCCTGCCTTGCTGCAAGAAGGCCGTGTGCGAGGAGTGCCTCAAAGTCTACCTGAGCGCCCAG GATTGCAAGCACAAGCTTGCtcaaaggaggagaggaagagactgCCTCATCGGCCTGGTATCCCAGAAACTAACAAGCAGTGGGcatagaataaatatttatggagctgGTGGAGAAAAGAATTGGAATAAATATTTCAGACCCATAATACATGAATTTGTAATTTTGCTTCATTTGTATATTCCAGGAAAGagtgaatgtttaaaaaaatgtatcccttggcctttgcctacttttcagtttcctttttccaCAGTAAAGTTGAAGTACTTTTTTTTCACTGAGGTTTTAAGCCAGCACTCTTTAAGAGGGAAGCAAAACAGAaagagcaaaacaaagcaaagagaggctAAGAGGTTTCTCAGAACAAGCACTGGTGAAACTTTCCTCCTCTGCTTTTATTTGAAaacttggttttttttcttggaaagctTGAGAGTGCACCAGACCAGCTTTCCTTCACTGACGGTGAATGCGTTCTTCCAGCAGTTTTCAATCTGTGATGTTTCTGCCAGTGTTTTGCACAATCCTGGATGCCCTTTGATCCTGTGTCCAATTGTCCTAGGCCTATTCATCTTTCAAAACCCTGTGTGTTCAGGTGCCAACTCTTCTGTGAAGCGTTGCCTCACCCTCCAAGTCACTGCTTATATACTTTCACAGTATCTTATATTATCTTACATGCACTGA